The stretch of DNA acaaaaattctctctctaaaaattctctctcctACACACACTAACACACCACaaaagacacacacacatacatcaCACACGGCCGGTGATGGTGGAGGAGATCCGACCGACGAGGAAGACATCGGGGCTGAGGAAAACTGTCATGGGAAGGGCAGTCGTGAAGGTAGATTGGaaaaatatgcacatattTGCTTAGAATATGAACGGTCGCCGGCGGGTTTTGAGATGTTGCTGATGAATAGCGTCGGTttggaggaagaagatgaagggCTCATTGCTGCAGATGTTGAGGAATACACAGGAATTGAAACAGAATCAAACCTCGCCATGGATGAGATGATTTCCCTCGCGCCGCCAAACATAGGGTTTCCTGAAAATCTGGTTTTGGAAGATGAAGACAATCGCATTGCGCCGACCAACGGCGTTTTTCAAGCGAAAGAATGTGATCAGACGAAGGGGGCGACATCAGCGTTAATTTCACATGGGAAAGGAGGAACCTTAGGCTTGGAAAAACGGCTACTTCAGAGCCGCAATTTCTAGGGTTTGCTACAACCTTGGAAGACGATGAGACACGCGATTCTTCGGCGTTTGACGGTAACTTTCCCGACTCTAATGGCAGCCAAGGTTTCAGGGGGATGGGAGGAACACAACCATGTGGAAAAGACGTTACCTTGCGCGTTGAAACTAATGATCCAAAGATAGGGTTTGACGACGCCACCATGGGCGACGCCATTAATGCGGAATCCAAGCTTTCTGGATTTAACTTTAATGAGTTTTTGGGACTTGCTTACAGGGTTTTAGATGGTGATACCTCGTCCATAACAGCACTCAATGAACTCAAACGTCGATGGGAAGAAAAATTTGGGGGCTGTGAATTGAATCGCGCAACGGCGGTGCCGGTTCGCCGTCCCAAACCTAGAAGATGTCTTATGCCTGGACATCACCACTATATGGCCGAAAAACAGACGGAGGAGAAGGAGATGAACACTGAAATCGCTAGGTCGTGCTTTTTGCCGGAGAAAAATTAGATTCCGACGATGGGGAGCAGTCCTCCGGCGACGACGCTTGTACTTCCGGTGGATGACGCAGTAGCTGACGTGCACATGGAGATGGATGACGCAGCAGCTGACTTGGTTGAATACACAGATGACGTCATCAATGAAGTCAGCCCtgatgatgtcatccatgatgtaAGCCCTGATGTTGTCAGATGTGATGTCATCAATGGTGtgaaaaattgcagaatttTTCCTAAGCAATCTAGCCCTATTCCGACTGGATTATTTGTTGGGAACATACCACTACATAGTAGTCCTAATGCGATTgatgaagataaaattgccCATGCGTTTAATAAGTTGTCTCGTAAAACGTTATCTTTCATCGCACAAACGGTTCAAAATGGGGAAATTGTTGTCCGACCATCCTTGGACACAGTACGGGATGGATCCAAACGTTGGAAAACTACGGTTGTCGGATATTTTCCATCATTTGAAGGAATACGCTCAGTCGGTATGGCCCGCTCTGCGTGAGGTAACAGCGACAACTAATggctttttcttctttcaatttaaaactgtcattgatatggaggaggtgATAGAAGGGGGTCCATGGCTATTCCAAGGGCAACCAATAGTACTACAGAAGTGGGAACCGGGCATGGCTATGAGGAAATTGAAGCATACACAAATACCTATCTGGATTAAACTTCGACACCTTCCTATGGAATACTGGACAATGGAAGGATTGAGTACTGTTGCAAGTGTAGTGGGTAAACCCCTCTACCCAGATGCGAtaacgagggcatgcacgagactggattttgctcgtgtatgcgtgatgctaGACGTTACACAGACGCTaagaaaacatattataatcATGACACCAAATGAGGATGGAGGGGAAACACCGTGTAAAATTGATGTCGAATACGAATGGCTCCCCCCAAAATGTACGAGCTGCATCACGATCGGTCATATGACAAAAGATTGTGAATTGAACAAACCCCTCAAACCCACTAAAACTCCGGTAGCTGTGTATATACCGAAAGTTAATGTTTCCCAACCACCACCAGCCACTGAAAAGAATATTTCCCAACCACCACCAGCCACTGAAAAGAATAGGAAGGCTTCGAATATTGATAGTACAGGAGTTGGAGCTCCGAGAAAAGCCGAGGATGAAAAGCATAAGGAACACAATGCCGACAAACACAACGATAGGGGTAAGGCAGTGGTTTTATATAATGCCTTTGATGCTTTACACTACCTTGATGACAC from Sesamum indicum cultivar Zhongzhi No. 13 unplaced genomic scaffold, S_indicum_v1.0 scaffold00205, whole genome shotgun sequence encodes:
- the LOC105179777 gene encoding uncharacterized protein LOC105179777, with the translated sequence MAMRKLKHTQIPIWIKLRHLPMEYWTMEGLSTVASVVGKPLYPDAITRACTRLDFARVCVMLDVTQTLRKHIIIMTPNEDGGETPCKIDVEYEWLPPKCTSCITIGHMTKDCELNKPLKPTKTPVAVYIPKVNVSQPPPATEKNISQPPPATEKNRKASNIDSTGVGAPRKAEDEKHKEHNADKHNDRGKAVVLYNAFDALHYLDDTDEPPRGPNTCNPTGRDPC